GACTGGTGCCCGATTGGGAGCACGGGAGCGAGCGCATTGTCGGCACGGCAAGCGTGACCGACTACGACGCGGTGCTGACATTCGCGAAGAAGATCTTTCCGCGCGCGAAGTCTTTTGGCGTTCTCTATAACGCAGGGGAAGTCAACGACGTGGCGGCCATCAAGAGCCTGGGGGCCGCTGCGGAAAAGGCCGGCATGAAGATGGTCGCGACCAGCGTCGATACGACAATCGATGTTCCGCAGCGCACCGGCACGATGAAGGGGCTCGACTTCTTCTATGCGATTGGCTCCAATCTCGTGCAGTCTTCGCTTCCCGCCGTTGCCAGCGTGACCGATCGACTCAAAATGCCCATTCTGTCGGCTGAGCACGAACTGATTCGCAAGGGCAACCTCATCGCTGTTGCTTACGCGCCTTCGTATGAATCGCAAGGCGCGCATGCTGCCGATCTCGCGCTGGCACTCATGAATGGCAAGAAGCCGTCGGAACTGGCCGTCTATCGCCCGCAGCCCGGCGACTATCTGGCACTGGTCAATCGAAAAAAGCTTGAGCAACTCGGCTTGGCCGTCCCTCTCGATATGCGGGACTGCAAGTGCTTCGTCGATCCCCAATAATCGGAGAGCCCCTGCGATGAAAAACAGCACGGATGAGCACGTTCGCAAACGGGTTGTGCATGGCGTGACGCTGGGCATTTTGATGCTCGATACCGGCTTCGAGCGGCTGCCCGGCGATATCGGTCACGCATCGACATGGGACTTTCCGGTTCAGTACGCGTTAGTCAAAGGCGTGACCGGGCCACAGGTCATGTCACCGGGCGCCGGTGGCTGTCTCGACAGGTTTGTCGAGGCAGCGCATGATCTTGTGGCGTTGGGCGTGGACGGGATCACAACGAGCTGCGGATTTCTGGCGGCGTACCAGAGTGAGTTGCAGGCGAGATGTCCTGTGCCGATTGCAACGTCGAGCCTGTTACAGATTCCGATGATCTCGAGAGTGCTACCGTTCGGGAAGCGCGTGGGTGTATTAACGGCGAGACGAGAGGCAATGACACCCGCTCACCTGTCGCAGGTAGGCGCACCGCTCGACTTGCCCATCGCGGGCCTGCGTGAGACGTCGCACTTCTTCAATAGCCAACTGCACAATGCCGCGTCGGCAGACCCCTCGCGGAATTTCTCTGACCTGCTTGGCTGTGCCCAGGAACTGCTCGCGGCGCACCCGGATGTGGGCGCGATCGTCAGCGAATGTACGAATTTCTCTCCCTACTCGGCCGCACTCGCCGATACCCTGAAAATTCCGGTGTTCGATATTGTTTCAATGATCGAGTGGTTTCACTACGGCTTACGTCCCAAGCGGTTTCACACGATTCACCATGAGAGGGAGAATCCCTCGCCCCCGACGCCGCCCAAATTTGAGTAGCGCACCGATTTGGCGTCCAATCACGTCGTCGGGAGATTGGACATGAAGAAACATGTCGCCGGAGCTCAGGTCGTTGGGTTGCTGCGGGGGGCCGTGTCATCAGGAATCTGACGGCGCACGGCTTGCGTGCCACGTTTCACGATTGAGTCGGAGCCCTCCCTCGCAAGTGGGCGGAGGGATATCGCAACGTCCCCCAGACACAAAATCAAGCAGCGAGCGCTGCGTGGGGTCGCTTCAGCACCTCAAGCACCTCAGGCCCTCTTGCGACCGGGCGACCGACTTGTCTTGCCAATGCCAGAGCGCTGAAAGCGAGTAACACGATTCCGCGGATGAAAAAACGGGGAAAATAATCCCCGAAAAACTTCACACACAAAT
This window of the Pandoraea fibrosis genome carries:
- a CDS encoding ABC transporter substrate-binding protein, whose protein sequence is MLPKLFAKRLSGVTLMFSLLASSLIANAETTVIGIANFGPHPALSRTISGFKEQLAKHGFIEGKTVTYAYSDANFTPGLIPQTLAQIVSQRPKVILTVTTPVAQAAVRNVSDTRIPLVFSQVTNPVAAGLVPDWEHGSERIVGTASVTDYDAVLTFAKKIFPRAKSFGVLYNAGEVNDVAAIKSLGAAAEKAGMKMVATSVDTTIDVPQRTGTMKGLDFFYAIGSNLVQSSLPAVASVTDRLKMPILSAEHELIRKGNLIAVAYAPSYESQGAHAADLALALMNGKKPSELAVYRPQPGDYLALVNRKKLEQLGLAVPLDMRDCKCFVDPQ
- a CDS encoding aspartate/glutamate racemase family protein produces the protein MTLGILMLDTGFERLPGDIGHASTWDFPVQYALVKGVTGPQVMSPGAGGCLDRFVEAAHDLVALGVDGITTSCGFLAAYQSELQARCPVPIATSSLLQIPMISRVLPFGKRVGVLTARREAMTPAHLSQVGAPLDLPIAGLRETSHFFNSQLHNAASADPSRNFSDLLGCAQELLAAHPDVGAIVSECTNFSPYSAALADTLKIPVFDIVSMIEWFHYGLRPKRFHTIHHERENPSPPTPPKFE